The nucleotide sequence AAATATTCAGAGGGTGGCAGGAGCCGCTTAATAATCAATACAGTTAGTGTTGATGATTTAGGAATTTATTACTGTATAAAACCAGGGAATGATCTACAGATCAGTGTCAGTGATGGTATCAGACTGCACACCGCTGGTAAGTGATAAACTGCAATACATTTACACaactaaaatatacaatatatacaatattatcattatttatgttGTATATTTTTGATTTTGGATCACAATTATCCAAACCgattatttctgtgatgacagTTATGGTCCAGACTGTGCACCACTGggttgtgtttcccaaaagcattgttaacCATATATGGTTCAAATTCATTCAAGGTGTTTCTGGTGTCCGTAGTTTCTGTTTGTAGTCGAGTTTACACTCTCGACCTGTGGTTAGAAGTTTACTAACTATCCAAACAATTAATACTTTGCTTTTCTAAAATAGATGTCTCTCAGCAACCGCATCAGACTGCACAACATTGGAAAGTCATTggcaataaatgtatttttctgagatactactactactaccacagaataataaatatttgtttctgttattattattactaatgctTTAAGAGCTCTCAACATGGGGTTTGGAGCATAGTTTCTTGTTATTATGCTGTGAATAAAATCAAGCACTTGTGAGCAAATTAAGCAAACTAACATGTAGTACAATCTTTATCTTTCATTACATTTATCCTAcgtcaattggtagagcattgggtTAATAgagcaaggttgtgggttcgattcccagggagcacttgataggtaaaaaatgttagcctgaatgcactgtaagtcactttggataaaagcgtctgctaaatgcatacattttatttaatttaatttaactcaaGCAGCATGTTAAGGGACGTACTTGCTCAGCGAGGAACACCGCTAAAATAATTGAGAACAAAAATAGCTACAGTAAATAGTCATCAGATTCCATgttcattatttacaaaccaaaaCCTGAGATTACTGGATGATTAACAGAAGTTATcactccacggcatatttgatgACATTAACGTTCGTTTTTAACAAAGGACAAATGTGCGACAGAATCCCTACGTTTTCGTGAAACAGTCAAAAAACAGTTTCTTATTGTACTATTAGTTACTGTGCTGTTCATGAAATGCACCCCTgcttataaatgaatgaatagatcagatttttatgttatttttgtaaGTAGAAGCTAGGGGTGACCCCGAATAGTTGACGAATCGATGCTTTGATTCGTGGAGCCTGATTTCACTACCATTgtaaccagagatgtatagtaacgaagtagaactacttcactactgtacttaagtactaaaaggcggtatctgtactttactagagtattatttttttctcctacttccacttttacttcggtacatattttcgctgagtttaatacttttactccgatattttttttatgtgctgcatcgttactcgttacaattataataatgttacgaatcattccattacaaaccactgccagaactgtagatgagaGGTTTGATGacgctggcacatcattgagcgaatcaagcgagactgcgcgtgctgactgaactgctgtgaagagagagatgaacaccgagccgagccagataatgactcgttcacgagtcaagaactggttgcataggttttcggatgaccagtaaagttagttctttctgacagttcgattcaataaaccagttgaagaaaacagttcaccgattcttttgcgctcgatgcaatggcgtcattggcgttgactgcacctgggctcataacattaacacagaatcagttcagaatcaatcaccaaaagaatcagttcggttcagacgctctgtgtttcggtttgcttcacgctaaatcacacatgcgcagtatcatcagctcctcggttcacgaatcggacgcgtctgacacaaacggttcttgactcgtgaacgagtcattatctggctcggctcggtgttcatcttcagttctctcttcacatcagttcagtcagtgtactgtttgagtcaatgaattactccgggatattggtctgttttaactcagagggagtgtcagacacattaaacaagttaacagcttaattcatctgtggattaatgcgtattggagatgcgaaccgtttaaaatgattcagttcgatttggtggactgtttcaaataTATCCAGTTATATCgaacgattcgttcgcgaaccagatatcacaaactgctttgtttttaactgtcttacaacagacacggaagagaagacaatgctgaataaagtcgtagtttttgctctttttggaccaaaatgtattttcgatgcttcaaaaaattctaaatgaccctctcaTGTCTTacgtgtttgaaacaacatgagggtaagttattaatgacatcattttgcaaattgggctaactaaccctagtaaccattttttgtttacaagaagttacagtcaaaggaattgtgattgtcctttaggttaatcatttgaaatagtaaaaacaatatgttcaaacttttgactactttctttaaagggggggtgaaatgctagttcatgcatactgagtttttttacactgctaaagagttggattcccatgctaaacatggacaaagtttcaaaaattaagttgtacgtttgaaggagtatttttgttccaaaaaaacctcttccggtttgtcacaagtttcggaaagtttttttcgtgtatggctctgtgtgacgttagatggagcggaatttccttatatgggtcctgagggcgcgcTCTTCTACCGAGTAACCGAGTTACTTCTATCAAGTAAAcagcatgcgatgttgtcatcaaactgcagtttccacatgtacagcttaaaaaaaaaaaaagacgacaaagtggaacttagtcattttccaaaaccgctaagcaaatatatacagtttcagtacataccacatagcataccgcctttgctgatgctgctcttgttaaatttcagcctctggatctgtgtcacagcttccacatgctctcaactcaaaagcctactggcgctcgtgattctttagctccgcccacacgtcacgcctctaggcgctcgtgtttttccgggaaaaatcggtacagactatctttctcttataaatataataaaaataaagactttttggagttatgaaggatgcagtactactctataggtactcaagattaacaggatattgagtgaaaacgagcatttcaccccccctttaatagctacataacacaatacttctacttttactttcagtacttgagtagtaaattttaaaatagactacttgcaatacttaagtacaaaaaatgttgaatactttagtacttctacttaagtgtggtgcttaaagagcacttctacttctactcaagtcactgttttgatagagcacttgtacttttactcaagtatggttctctagtactttatacatctctgattgtaacagtcgaatattcgcggggtgttattgattatgccattttgactatatgggggagctcaaatgtttGACTTCACATAGAACTACcagttttctcccaataagtcaatatacagcctattatttaaaagctgtaagaatctgaaaagaaagatgcttcaaataaatattttaaagtgtgtgaataaatccaaccacccctatagatttatgtttcacaaGAGGAGCATATTAgtggcagggatttaaaactttaccaaaacTCACAACTGACATAGGCAGACTGGATATTTTTCAGCACACAAcgcgagcaggtcaaactacaatgcagaatattaataactatgactgggactgttatatacatactattataatgagaagaccattatactaaaaagctatgatttttttttgtttagctgctgtgtttctgcacattgttgtGTGAAGAATGCATCCACAAAAGGAGTTTGCATTCAACGTTTTAGGCTaacgttataatgagagcacttttgtaaaaaaaaaatttaataataaaattcttAATTGTTTTGCCAACGTTAAGTGTTAGCTGTCtgttaatcaaaacattaaacattatttatcgCGTTTAAATGTGCAATGTGttcgttacacattttccctgtgtgttaacatcagtaattatgttagtataatgtctgacttgactcttgttaacATATTTTGCCCCACCCACAAACACATGATTAGACTATCAGTCAAATATCGGCAATATTCTAAAATtccgattcgactatgaaaaccttagtcggggacacccctagtAGAAGCCATAGTAGATTTTCATGTAATTAGGGGCCGAGCATCAAAGGTGCATAGGCAACTATTGTATCCGATGgcgttattatttttgttatttttctttttctttgattCCTTGGCTCAAGTTGATTAGATTACACTATATGATATAATTTTCCGTTATTTCCCTACTATTTTGAATTTGATGAagaacttactttttcgaactcctcctaggcTGTTGCTCTGATTTTCatgaaaattgaaccagatcatcttcagacgaTGCTGAAAAAAGTTATGGAGTTATtaagttgatttttttaaaaacgcGTGACCATTTTTTGTTGTGGTTGTGAAAATAGGCATAAGGCTGTATCTCCTCAATGGTTAatgtattcagaccaaacttagTCCATGTCATCACAACCATGACCTGAGATTACATTTCAGTGCAACACCACCTAGTGGCCAGAAGATATGAACAATTTCGATTTTTGCTTAAAATGTTTGAATGATTTGACCATAAATAATAACTGGTCTTTAGATTCAGTGGAGCATGCTGAGTTGAACCATACCCAATTTTCCCATGGCATTGTAATGAAATGGGTCTCAAAATATTTCTTGGGTCATGCCAAGGACAGAGATACCAATTATGCAATTATAGTCGACTGAACAAAAGGCTATAAAATACCAAGGAGGTATAATTTTGAATGTGGATAAATAAAAGGCTCAATATGGCCACTCTATCTAACGAAGCCCTGCCTTCTGAATGAAGGAGCCAATCACTAATCAGTAAAGTAATCGCATCTTTTCAAAGATGGCCGTCCAAGTGACGTGAATTGTCTTAAAGGGACTTTGACCGAACTTACTGTTTTCCATTAAAAATTTTcttaaaaacacacttttttactTCGTCCTAGATCATTTGTCTGATTGTCACCAAATCTGGGTCAAATTTGAGTATGCTGACAACTAGTTGTggattttgtgtcaatagatGAAACAACAAAGTTGAGGCATGATGCCACAATGACTCTGCagttgtatctctgcaaagctttgaaatattgacaccaaactgtgtgtgtgtcattgtcaCCTCACCCAGAAAATACCACATTGATTTGAAAACCACCTATTGTAtaagtgccacctattggtcaaaagtgacaagCCATTAAAATCACATTACTAGAGGTTTAAAGCCATTTTGACTCCGATCAATCTAAAATGGCAACTCATTGTTGCAgctggtctgatgctccatgccataaTTAGCTCCTCATTCTGCCTCCTCATTTGTGGTTGTCTCCTtggttgctgtgtttgtctgttacttttgtcatttatgaaattatatttatgcagattttttcccaataaataaatattttcaaaataaatatctaaatgtcaTGAATGCATGACAGTTATTAAATTATTCTTACAATTATTCAAACATTATAGAAGTTACCGGAACATTTTTCTAATAATTATAGAAACATTACAGAAGTTACTTTACCTGGCTGTAGAAGATTAAACTTGatatttttctcaaaaacacagaaTCTCCCCGAAGCCACGATGAACCAGAGCAAAATAATCCACCACAAGATCAGATTCCCATCATTATTTTAAGTCTGTTGACTGTTGCGCTGTTTGCTGCCGTGATAGGTGAGTTAAAAAGTCAAGGCCATAATATATTTAAACCATGTGATGTAAAGATATCtaagctttacatttttttttacatttattatagatattatagacgatataaaataattaaaacatatttctaataattatattataaattatatataaaataataatgaattatacaTAAATCTAATATTTACGTACAGTTTTGTTTGTATTCCATTTATAGATGAATTTAGCAGCATTTAATCAAAAATTGTGTTATTCTAGGTCTATTAATGATGAACCATAAACTGTCTAAGAAAATTCCTAAATATGTCAATTTTCATCAGGTAAGATGTTTCTTATTGCTGTTTATGTTAAAATGTTGGTTATTATCACTGCTTTTACAAACCTTTTATATtccagaaaacaaaacaagaaatgtttaattaaataattaatgtgtAAACATGAAGAACTGGCTTGATAAATGGACATAAAGTTCtaatgttggatttttttttttttgtcattcgtTTAGATTTCTACAATGAAGTTTGGTGAGAATAACAGAGGAAAAACAGATCCTTTATATCTAGAGGTGCTGCCAAATATCTAGAGGTCCTGTGTGAAACAGTGATTTGTTGCTGTTTGCTTCAAATGAACAGAATTCTGCGCTGCTTAAACATGTAATGAAATTATTTGGGCTTGTCTGTTCATAATAAAACATGACTAAAATCTGTCTGCAATTAAAATGTCCATCAAGTTTTATAATAGCATTTGCTTTTGAGTAA is from Carassius gibelio isolate Cgi1373 ecotype wild population from Czech Republic chromosome B22, carGib1.2-hapl.c, whole genome shotgun sequence and encodes:
- the LOC127988042 gene encoding uncharacterized protein LOC127988042 isoform X3; amino-acid sequence: MKTLLLSLLCLCVWSQSTEALTDQQVLLGHNVTLACEFKCKAAIWFVTKLQARPEMIMRTFGSTEQAKYYHYKFSSKYSEGGRSRLIINTVSVDDLGIYYCIKPGNDLQISVSDGIRLHTAESPRSHDEPEQNNPPQDQIPIIILSLLTVALFAAVIGLLMMNHKLSKKIPKYVNFHQVNVSEH
- the LOC127988042 gene encoding uncharacterized protein LOC127988042 isoform X1 encodes the protein MKTLLLSLLCLCVWSQSTEALTDQQVLLGHNVTLACEFKCKAAIWFVTKLQARPEMIMRTFGSTEQAKYYHYKFSSKYSEGGRSRLIINTVSVDDLGIYYCIKPGNDLQISVSDGIRLHTAESPRSHDEPEQNNPPQDQIPIIILSLLTVALFAAVIGLLMMNHKLSKKIPKYVNFHQISTMKFGENNRGKTDPLYLEVLPNI